The nucleotide sequence AATGTTATACTTTATTCAggtcatgattttttttttgtaacattgaGGTCATGATTATTTCACGAAATTACTTGATAATATTAGAGTCAATTGGTCGTCTTGTATACTACTGTGGTAAAAAGTGTACTGATTTCTGTATCACTATAAAAAGGAGATTTGCTCTGGACTACCTCACATCAGATTAAACACACTGAACATCTCACTAAACAAAATTGactaaaattaattgttttctttcGGCGGCGATTAAAATATATTCCATACTTTCAATATTCCAAAACGCAAGGAACTGTTCATAAAATGCAGCAATAATTCAGCAGCGGCCatgctttttttttgctttatacATTACATATACGAGTATGTGTACATCTACTGATCCAAGTGCATAGAATAATAGCAGTGCGGTAGATTGTGATCAAGAAAGTGGAGAAACTATTATGACAACAGATTCCATTAGCACaatgatttatatacaaagTGGAAccctttctttatttttcaaatttttatattacCACTTTCTTCTTAATGTGCAACTTTGAATGGACACAAACTCTGTttacttaatttatttactttggTGGAAAGCTCTTTACTTTACCCACCACTTGCTCTTTGTGGACCGTCGATGTTGCTTCACTAATCACTACCATAACCATACAAAAATGTTCGATTATATATCTTTTAGCTTTTGTTTCTCGCCATGACttaaattttttgtaactatgGTTCTGCACTTTTTCTAATTCTATTTCTAGACAAGAAATCTCGGTGTTATTACTCTAATATTTCACATAAATACTCAAACCTAATAATGTGGTTTCGTCTACGCATATCAGATGAATTATGTATTTTACCATTGAGCTACGgctaattgtttttttactgTATGAGATTGTGAATGAGAAACTCAACATGTGCAATATGTATGTTTTCCATATTGCTCATACATGTTGTACTGTGTAATAATAAGaaagtttatataaataattcaaaTTGCGTATTGTAGTTAGTCATCCAATAGATGATTTTGATTACAAAACCTTGTTATATTCCTTATACATGCTAGATTGCTAATGTGAATTAATTAAAGAACAATGAGATACATAATCGTAGATATGCATCATAAGAAATTTTCTTTATAACGTGATGTCCAATTACAATGTGTTCGTATGTAGTGCAGTTACCTTAAAAGACTGACTTTGAACTCTTTGAAATAAATTAACCAACCAATTCAATTGTTCTTAAGCTGGCTCTGGTGATCTTGTAGGCAAATTAGCTTTTCTCTGACTCCTTGCACTTAACTGTTTATCTCTTCCTCGCCTTTTAGGTTGTGTTATGCTCACGACTTGACTCACATTGTTCAACTTTCTAGGCAAATCGCTGCTGACCAATGCCGGTGGAGGGAGTATGGCCATTGGAGTTGGTTTCTTCTTCAGTTTCTCTTGATCCGCTAGATGATATCTCTGCATTGTTCACGGTCAagtctattaaaaatacactgattctaaaacctaattgagttcACTTGTACATCATAGGACTTACTTTataatttcaatatattttgcttctttattattttgtatttctgTATATTTTGTAAGAATTTAAAACGGGCCTTTAATCCTGTAAAATATCTTGGGTTACAATGACCCACTTTTGTCCTAAAAAATATCTTGGGTTTAAGCAATGACCCACTTTTGTCCTATGCACCACCTTTTCTGCTACTTAAAATATGACTTTGAGTGATCATGTTGCTTGTACGCATATCTTTAATTACCAATTTTGAGACTTTCACTAGATACTGACAAGTAGAACATTTAAGTGATTCTGGTCTTTTTGTAAAATGAAAATCACTGGCAAGAAGAAGAATCACCTGAACCACAAAGTTGCGTCTTTGGCAGTCTAGAAACATACTCACATTCCATTTTGTTCTCGCAGCAATCTTGTCTCTTACTGTTGAGAAACTGATTTGATCTCTAGAAGTGAAGCGATCAACTTCATTGAACCAAAGACAAGTAAAGAGATTGCTAATTGGAACATGCTCTCTTAAAATGACACATCCTTCTGGTACATCTACATATCTCCACCACTACAAGTCATTGAAATGTTTTGATTCTTATATTATAATGTTAAGAAAGCATAATTAATATATACCGCTTGTTATTGGGAGCTTGGCTGTAGAATAAGGTGTTAGACCTTCTTTCTTGTAGAAATCCACTTGAAAATCTATTGAAGCATTGGCATATTTACCCGCAGCTTTATTTGCTTCTGCTTCCACAAATACATCAAACCGTTTGTAATGTCTAGAGATTGCAAATGTGACATTCTCCCTCCACAAGAACCTAAAAAGTTGGTGAGTGTTAGATTATGGCGTGGCAGAAACATAGTCACAGAGACTAATGAGTTCAGAACCTCTCTAGAATTTGATGTGGATCGACCACAAGGTCCAGTTTCCCATCCATCCATAAAGAATACCGAGAATTCGGAAACAGCCTATGGACAAGAAGCTTTGGTACCTGAAACAAGAAAGGTCATAAAGATTCATATTCAGAAAATAGATAACTTATATATTAAGTTACCTTTCCATTGCGTCTTCCATCTGTATAAGGAAGGTTGTGAACAACAACAACTCTCCATAACCCTACTTTCTTGGTGGTTctattaaactttttatctcTTTTCAAGCTTGATTCGGTCTTCTCATCAATAAACATGAAGAAGCAAACCGTTTGCTCGGAGTATTTACTAATATTGCTAGGGCTCTTCACATCGTCAAAAGCATCTGAGAAAAAGAGTAAGAGAACTTCTTCATTAGATACCGTGAGAAAGAAGTTAAAGACCAAAACAACTGGAAACGCATTAAAGAATGACCAAATACTGTTGAAGCAACAACTATCCCTCGACACCGCTTCATTTCAAGAAGATCTTTCTCGTTGATATCAAATCCTGTTCCTCTTCCAGGTTGACGTCCTTTGACAAATCTAGTTAAAAAAGCATTGTAGATTAGTCCACATAGAAAACGTGACAAGCACTcaagagaattttttttgtcaaaaggaCAAAAACTCAAGAGATACACTTACCCGCAATGCACACTCATTGATCCTTTGATGTTAAAAGATCTTCTCCTTTGTTTCAAAGTCGGATAACCGCCAAAATCTGACCCTCCAAACTCTGTTTTCCGATTAAGTGGCTTCTCATGTATATATGTTAGATTCTTAAGAATAGGGGAAAACGACGATGAGCTTGGCATTAAGGCGATTGCTTCTTCTAATGGAAGGTAACAAACCGGGCATGctggaaaaaaatatcaaaaccagCAAGAACAGTTTTGCTTAACACGAAACAGAATAGCTCAAAGCTTTGTGTACATAAAGAATCAAGAGGGAGAGAGATCTTACGGCGTGGTCCGGTTCTCTTCTTGTCAGCTGGTGGAGGAGGTAACGTGAACCGGTTACAGGGATGATCTGGAGAAAGTGTATAGCCACGAAAATATGGAGGAGGACGAGGCCGATACACTTTTGCAGCTTTTACCACGTGAGATAAATTGTTATGGATATTGCTTAATGGCTCTTTATTTGTAGTCTCACTGTGAGGAGCTTCAACTTTCTGACCATCTTCACCTGGTTACAACCAAAACATAGAGGATAAATGcagttgccaaaaaaaaaaaaatttgagattcaaaaccagtGTTTCATCTGGTTATGTTCAAGATCGGCTCTAGACTCTAGTGTACGGTTTGTTTTGTAGAAATAGGAACAATATAGAATCCAgctacatttttgtaattttactGCTTTAGGTTTGagttccaaaaaaataaaaataatgctTTAGCTACTCTTAAGACTCTTGAGAAAGGTGATAAAAAAAAGACTCTTGAGAAAAAGCttaatatgaagaagaagagaaaagaggttCTCCAAGTAGTCTGCTAAAACTGAAACATAAGCTATaagaaaactcaaaaatcacCATAACTACACAACAATCGAAGAAAAGTAATTTACCATGCCAGACGTAAAGGACCCGAATGAAAACAAGAATTGAGATAATGAAGAGGATCTTCTTACGACGTCCTACGAATTTAAAGATCCAACGTACAACATCTTCCTTCTCCTTGTACATCTTAGATGGCTTCGTACGCGTTGTTGTAGCCGTGTGGGTAGGCAAACCGACGCCTTTATACCCCATCTTTATTAATTAACAGTGTCAAGTTCTAGGATTTGTGATTGGCAGATATCGTCttttactccctccgttttttaatataagtcgttttagagaaatttttttgttccaaattatatgtcgttttcggttttctatgtaaaatttattaataattaatgttgtatgaccaatgataatatatcttctatttttctattggttaaattgtggttaggtaaataattaatgatgtttttgtttagaaaatataagaaattaatggttttcttaGTCTACATGCATAgctgtaaaacgacttatataaaaaaaccgAGAGAGTATTTCTCAAGAATTTCGAAATCAAGGAACTCTTTTTACCATGAAAGTTAGAACACGGTATTTAAGTACCGATTAGTTGTCTGTTTCTACACTTAACTAACGATTTAATGAGAAAGTAAATTACTTAAGAGTTAGAGGAGACTCTACGGCTATGACTACACGTGGCAGTTCATGTCTGCTGTGAGCCTGTGACGTGTAAATTTCAACAAATATGAACCAATACTATACGCTTATACATCCAAATAATTCAAAAAGGTTTTCGTATCAAACATCTTTCAATTGCTTCAGTTACTTAAATCTTGCTTAGTTCATGGAGTTTTTTACATTGTCTTTGTCTCCCTCTTGCGTAAAGTGGGATTGAAAGTGAAAAccataattaccaaaaaatatCCATAACTAAAgcttggtaaaaaaaaaaaaaacttggtatTAATTACTTTTTTATCAAATGCTACATATACATACATCACAATCTAagtttcaaaatagattttGACGCACTTTACGTTTCGTGCTTCTTTTGTGTTGCAATTACTTACGAATAATCTTCGGTAAGCTTTTATCATTTAGCACCACCATGGTATTGTAAATcacatcaaaatcaaattataattattttgtttcctaTATTCACTTGGTTGTTATATTTACGTTCTTTTGTGCCACATTCGTATTTTGGCTACATTACATATATGTCCCGATCATCACTCAGCGGTTGTAAATAATCAGAGTAGAATCTAGAAGTACTCTATAGAGAAAAATATCATATGCAAATGCAATATATATAATAGCCAGAGTTTTAAAATTCGTATTAAAAGGTAACCAATCAAATGTATAGAAACGGGAAATCAATATCGATGAAACATATTTATTACTAACCAAAAACTATACTATGTATAATCACTCTTGTCTTTGTCTATCTCACGTCCATTGATTCTAACCATTTACACAAACAGACACCCACAAATTATGTGGCAGAAACCTTGTCTTCTCTATgtctgtttgtttcttttttcttcacatCGATCCACTACAACTACCATTTCGTATTTTCACATGTTCATCTAAAATTggcaaaataattatttagggAGACAACTATTAGAAATATTACCAAATATTTGTATAAAGGTTTACTCCCatctggattaaaaaaaaaggtttactCCCATGAAATTACTTCGGCTTGGTATCCAGACTTGGATTAGtatagtacaatatatatgacTTCAATACACTACAATAAGTCATAAGAATAAGATGCCACTAAAAATAATAGCAGAAACCCTTTTAATCTAatggttttattaaaatttcattaatGCTTTTATATAAGGAAGTTTGGATTACAAATCTCACAAAAGATgaattatgaaaattaaaagAGTAAAAACTAACATGAGATTTTAGCATGTTGAATATCATAGAATAATTTAAACTGACATAGTAAGGCGTGGATCTTTATAAGATATGTAATTGTCGGTGGTAAAACCATCTTTGTAACATAGTTTGTAATGTCATAATTA is from Brassica napus cultivar Da-Ae chromosome A4, Da-Ae, whole genome shotgun sequence and encodes:
- the LOC106450155 gene encoding probable hexosyltransferase MUCI70 — its product is MPSSSSFSPILKNLTYIHEKPLNRKTEFGGSDFGGYPTLKQRRRSFNIKGSMSVHCGFVKGRQPGRGTGFDINEKDLLEMKRCRGIVVASTVFDAFDDVKSPSNISKYSEQTVCFFMFIDEKTESSLKRDKKFNRTTKKVGLWRVVVVHNLPYTDGRRNGKVPKLLVHRLFPNSRYSLWMDGKLDLVVDPHQILERFLWRENVTFAISRHYKRFDVFVEAEANKAAGKYANASIDFQVDFYKKEGLTPYSTAKLPITSDVPEGCVILREHVPISNLFTCLWFNEVDRFTSRDQISFSTVRDKIAARTKWNVSMFLDCQRRNFVVQRYHLADQEKLKKKPTPMAILPPPALVSSDLPRKLNNVSQVVSITQPKRRGRDKQLSARSQRKANLPTRSPEPA